A single genomic interval of Terriglobus albidus harbors:
- the tolB gene encoding Tol-Pal system beta propeller repeat protein TolB codes for MQSPSRKFNVLLAFVAAVVTTVVPAHAQDWFKTETSTGVDKIRIAAADFKQGSGDSAALKHTFDSVFYADLSNAGIFDLVSKSLMPQAMPGAPSEMNVQQWSPAPVSAAMVAFGSATVQSGKLVVNGWLFDTKNVQYPQVLAKQYSEDATDDSARQIAHRFADEIIFRLGGGIPGIAETKIVYVHQAGGTKEIWMMDYDGSNQHQITHLGTVSLSPRISPDGTRIAFSSLGKDGWGIRMYSLVLGRVVNFPSFGGTNLSPAWASTGNSLAFSSSRTGDPEIWETDANGNGAHRLTSFRGPDVSPVWNPRTNAQIAWISGRSGLPQVYIMDADGAGVTRLTDIGYATSPSWSPNGQFLTFAWNRKYGPGAPGGQDIYVQEVAPGAGGSYRWVQVTHDSGRCDFPSWSPDGRHIVYASTASGKMEIWSMLADGTQKRRLTTNGGNDMPNWSWK; via the coding sequence ATGCAAAGTCCGTCGCGTAAGTTCAACGTTCTTCTAGCGTTCGTGGCCGCAGTCGTCACAACGGTGGTCCCCGCCCACGCCCAGGACTGGTTCAAGACCGAGACCAGCACCGGCGTCGATAAAATCCGCATCGCCGCCGCCGATTTCAAACAGGGATCGGGCGATTCCGCTGCGCTGAAACACACCTTCGATTCGGTCTTCTATGCCGATCTCTCCAATGCCGGCATCTTCGACCTAGTCTCGAAGAGTCTGATGCCCCAGGCGATGCCTGGAGCTCCCAGCGAGATGAACGTGCAGCAGTGGTCGCCCGCTCCGGTCAGCGCCGCCATGGTCGCCTTCGGTTCGGCTACCGTGCAGTCCGGCAAGCTGGTCGTCAACGGATGGCTCTTTGACACCAAGAACGTCCAGTATCCTCAGGTCCTGGCCAAGCAGTACAGCGAAGACGCCACCGATGACTCGGCCCGGCAGATCGCACACCGCTTCGCCGACGAGATTATCTTCCGTCTTGGCGGCGGTATCCCCGGAATCGCGGAGACCAAGATCGTTTACGTTCACCAGGCCGGTGGAACGAAAGAGATCTGGATGATGGATTACGACGGCTCAAACCAGCACCAGATCACGCATCTGGGCACGGTTTCCCTGTCGCCCCGCATCTCGCCTGACGGCACCCGTATCGCCTTCTCCTCTCTTGGCAAAGATGGCTGGGGAATTCGGATGTATTCGCTGGTTCTGGGACGTGTCGTGAACTTCCCCAGCTTTGGCGGAACCAATCTTTCACCCGCCTGGGCTTCAACAGGCAATAGCCTCGCCTTCTCGAGTTCACGCACCGGTGACCCGGAGATCTGGGAGACGGACGCCAATGGTAACGGAGCGCATCGTCTGACCTCCTTCCGTGGTCCAGATGTCTCGCCGGTGTGGAACCCCCGGACAAATGCCCAGATCGCCTGGATCAGTGGGCGCAGCGGTCTACCCCAGGTCTACATCATGGACGCCGATGGAGCCGGTGTGACTCGCCTGACGGACATCGGATACGCGACTTCTCCGTCATGGTCGCCGAACGGGCAATTCCTTACTTTTGCGTGGAACCGGAAATACGGACCTGGCGCTCCAGGAGGACAGGACATTTATGTGCAGGAGGTCGCACCTGGCGCCGGCGGCTCCTACCGCTGGGTTCAAGTGACGCATGATAGCGGCCGCTGCGACTTCCCGTCGTGGTCGCCTGATGGACGCCATATCGTTTATGCCAGTACCGCCAGCGGCAAGATGGAAATCTGGAGCATGCTGGCTGACGGAACACAGAAACGCCGCCTGACTACAAACGGCGGTAATGACATGCCAAACTGGAGTTGGAAGTAA
- a CDS encoding TonB family protein, which translates to MPNDHTWTEPDALGGNLAGSVIVHALVLGGVVAAGFLVHRGSNWGAATAQAGAIQATMVTAIPLPSTQRFDKDQVLTSDAPSPAPKEPTPQTVAPPKPDEIPIPVKQPPKPPKVAQQDTPAPPKHPQPMPPPKPNVAQTGETSGIRIQQSTMQVTNGTASVAVQDSAFGARYAYYVNVVNRTVAQNWFTREADPVTSVGRSVTIIFDILRDGTPTNVRMGQRSGSPSLDASALHALERVDGFGPLPAGDHITVEYTFHYQPH; encoded by the coding sequence ATGCCGAACGATCACACATGGACAGAGCCAGACGCACTCGGCGGTAATCTCGCCGGGTCGGTGATTGTGCATGCTCTTGTACTTGGCGGCGTCGTCGCTGCGGGCTTCCTGGTCCATCGCGGATCGAACTGGGGTGCGGCCACGGCTCAGGCAGGAGCGATTCAGGCGACGATGGTCACGGCGATTCCTCTGCCTTCGACGCAGCGCTTCGACAAAGATCAGGTGCTGACATCGGACGCGCCTAGTCCGGCGCCGAAAGAGCCTACACCGCAGACTGTTGCACCGCCGAAGCCGGATGAGATTCCGATTCCGGTGAAACAGCCGCCAAAGCCGCCTAAGGTCGCTCAGCAGGACACGCCTGCTCCTCCAAAACATCCGCAACCAATGCCGCCACCAAAGCCAAATGTGGCGCAAACCGGTGAGACATCAGGTATCCGGATTCAGCAGTCGACCATGCAGGTGACCAATGGAACCGCGTCCGTTGCTGTTCAGGATTCTGCTTTCGGTGCCCGCTATGCCTATTACGTTAATGTCGTGAACCGCACTGTAGCGCAGAACTGGTTCACGCGAGAGGCTGATCCCGTCACCTCAGTGGGACGCAGCGTCACCATCATCTTCGATATCTTGCGGGACGGTACCCCAACCAACGTCCGCATGGGACAACGCTCGGGCTCACCGTCGCTCGACGCCTCAGCTTTGCACGCCCTGGAACGTGTGGACGGCTTCGGACCCCTGCCCGCGGGCGACCACATTACGGTGGAGTACACCTTTCATTACCAGCCCCATTGA
- a CDS encoding ExbD/TolR family protein, translating to MAFSNGGRTQTSLAEINMTPLIDVVLVLLLIFMLTAPVLQSGIDVAVPKTRSVNQVTEERQVVTINKDQIVFLQDKQVNINDLPTLLRNGSANPAKKIIYLRADERVPFGAFASVMDAVKRAGITNISIVTQPIEK from the coding sequence ATGGCCTTCTCCAACGGCGGTAGAACGCAAACCTCCCTCGCAGAGATCAACATGACGCCGTTGATTGACGTCGTGCTGGTGCTGCTGCTCATCTTCATGCTGACCGCACCGGTACTGCAGTCTGGGATCGATGTCGCTGTGCCTAAGACCCGCTCCGTCAACCAGGTCACTGAGGAGCGGCAGGTCGTAACGATCAACAAAGATCAGATCGTCTTTCTGCAGGACAAGCAGGTTAACATCAACGACCTTCCCACACTTCTTCGCAACGGATCAGCTAACCCTGCGAAGAAGATCATCTACCTGCGCGCAGACGAACGTGTTCCCTTTGGCGCCTTCGCCTCGGTGATGGACGCCGTGAAACGGGCAGGGATTACCAACATCAGCATCGTGACCCAACCGATCGAGAAGTAG
- a CDS encoding MotA/TolQ/ExbB proton channel family protein, with protein sequence MTHVHLLASFLLRMQETADQQAAPLPPTGAGGSALLEMLHNSGPVALAVLVLLTFASVFSWAIILAKWSSFRRAQTQSQRFVRAFRKSQRLSEIATVAEQFKPSPLVIVFTEINEEYQRQTGGRGLPRNPVALERAAQTASSEALTRMESRLTWLATIAAIAPFVGLFGTVMGIIDAFHGLGTQGAATLRAVAPGISEALITTAAGLVVAIPAVIGYNQFTARLREFGSRMDDFARELLSAIENAAMSQPAAPQVEERRVRQY encoded by the coding sequence ATGACCCACGTACATCTCCTAGCCTCTTTTCTCCTGCGCATGCAGGAGACCGCCGATCAGCAGGCCGCACCGCTTCCTCCCACGGGAGCCGGCGGTTCCGCGCTGCTCGAGATGCTCCACAACTCCGGTCCGGTCGCTTTGGCTGTGCTGGTGCTGCTGACCTTCGCGAGTGTCTTTTCCTGGGCCATTATCCTCGCGAAATGGTCTAGCTTCCGCCGCGCCCAGACACAGTCTCAGCGCTTTGTCCGCGCCTTTCGCAAATCTCAGCGTCTTAGCGAGATTGCCACGGTAGCCGAACAGTTCAAGCCCTCGCCCCTCGTTATTGTCTTTACCGAGATCAACGAAGAGTACCAGCGTCAGACCGGCGGCCGTGGACTTCCGCGGAACCCTGTGGCCCTGGAGCGTGCGGCACAGACCGCTTCTTCTGAGGCACTGACCCGCATGGAGTCGCGGCTGACATGGCTGGCAACCATTGCTGCCATCGCCCCCTTCGTTGGTCTGTTCGGAACGGTGATGGGTATCATCGATGCCTTCCACGGCCTTGGCACTCAGGGTGCGGCGACACTGCGCGCCGTGGCGCCCGGTATCTCTGAGGCTCTGATTACGACCGCTGCCGGTCTGGTCGTCGCAATTCCGGCCGTTATCGGCTACAACCAGTTCACTGCCCGTCTGCGGGAGTTCGGTTCGCGCATGGATGATTTCGCACGCGAGCTTCTCTCAGCGATCGAGAACGCCGCCATGTCTCAGCCCGCTGCTCCTCAGGTGGAAGAGCGCCGGGTGCGGCAGTACTAA
- the recN gene encoding DNA repair protein RecN, with product MLLELRAENYAVMDHAVAGFGPGLNLLTGETGAGKSILIDALALLMGGKASSDVVRHGADKAVVSCVFETTPGAEVLLEENGIDIESDEILLRREIALNGKGRVWVNNQPATVAVLRQLAPELALIHAQSDTLAAFDQAQQRGLLDRYLGEGGSVFSDVSAAYATWNEASSRLRELEGDEQDRLRSADLWSFQAKEIEEAGLTSPDEDTALETEKRVLANSEKLYSCAMTALDLLYEGEGAAASKLGAALRQVEELARFDSRFADSAQQLAGAKASVEDVGALVRDYAEGINASPQRLEEIEDRLAHLDRLKRKYGRTLAEVIAHGQEVTRKLGEIENRDELVKQVRKQLEAAALEYRLVAGRLTAERKSAAARLEKVAEKQINDLAMKVRFEVKVTWEEDEGAWTVHGWDNISFLIATNVGAPLAPLTEIASGGEMSRVMLALKVSVEDGVSKLRKKTPLPRTLIFDEIDIGIGGRAAEAVGRKLKQLSKGQQVLCITHLPQIAAFADTHLVIEKTVKAGKTRTGVRETSREERVDEIARMLSGATITDASRKNAEQMIGEAEVAESV from the coding sequence ATGCTGTTGGAATTACGAGCCGAAAACTATGCCGTAATGGACCACGCCGTGGCCGGATTCGGTCCCGGCCTGAATCTTCTGACCGGCGAAACCGGCGCCGGCAAGTCCATTCTGATTGATGCGCTTGCGCTGCTGATGGGCGGTAAAGCGTCCAGTGACGTCGTCCGTCACGGCGCCGACAAAGCAGTGGTGAGCTGTGTCTTTGAGACCACACCCGGAGCGGAAGTGCTTCTTGAGGAAAACGGAATCGACATCGAGTCCGACGAGATTCTGCTTCGCCGAGAGATTGCCCTGAACGGCAAAGGACGCGTCTGGGTGAATAACCAGCCCGCAACCGTCGCCGTACTGCGGCAGCTTGCACCGGAACTCGCCCTGATCCATGCCCAGAGCGACACGCTGGCAGCCTTTGACCAGGCGCAGCAACGCGGGCTTCTCGACCGCTATTTGGGAGAAGGCGGCTCCGTCTTTTCTGACGTAAGCGCTGCCTATGCGACCTGGAATGAGGCCAGCTCGCGCCTTCGCGAGCTGGAAGGAGACGAGCAGGACCGCTTGCGGTCGGCCGATCTCTGGAGCTTTCAGGCGAAGGAGATCGAGGAAGCCGGCCTCACCAGCCCCGACGAGGACACCGCTCTTGAGACCGAAAAACGTGTTCTGGCGAACTCCGAGAAGCTTTACTCCTGCGCCATGACCGCGCTCGATCTCCTGTATGAAGGAGAAGGAGCGGCCGCGTCGAAACTAGGAGCGGCGCTTCGCCAGGTTGAGGAACTCGCCCGGTTTGATAGCAGGTTCGCCGACTCGGCGCAGCAGCTCGCAGGCGCCAAGGCGTCTGTTGAAGATGTTGGAGCGCTGGTGCGCGACTACGCCGAAGGAATCAATGCCTCTCCCCAGCGCCTGGAGGAGATTGAGGATCGCCTGGCTCATCTCGATCGGCTGAAGCGTAAGTACGGCCGCACGCTGGCTGAAGTCATCGCACACGGGCAGGAAGTCACCCGCAAGCTGGGTGAGATCGAAAACCGGGACGAGCTCGTCAAGCAGGTCCGCAAGCAGTTGGAGGCGGCAGCCTTGGAGTATCGTCTCGTCGCGGGACGGCTGACGGCCGAACGCAAGAGCGCCGCTGCTCGCCTGGAGAAGGTTGCTGAGAAGCAGATCAACGATCTCGCCATGAAGGTCCGCTTCGAGGTAAAGGTCACCTGGGAAGAAGACGAGGGCGCGTGGACGGTGCACGGCTGGGACAATATCTCGTTCCTTATCGCGACCAACGTGGGGGCGCCTCTGGCTCCATTGACAGAGATCGCCTCCGGCGGCGAGATGTCGCGTGTCATGCTGGCGCTGAAGGTATCGGTCGAGGACGGTGTCAGCAAGCTGCGTAAGAAGACGCCGTTGCCGCGCACATTGATCTTTGACGAAATCGATATCGGCATCGGTGGACGAGCAGCCGAGGCCGTGGGACGCAAGCTCAAGCAGCTCAGCAAAGGCCAGCAGGTACTCTGCATTACGCACCTGCCTCAGATCGCGGCCTTCGCCGATACACACCTGGTGATTGAGAAGACGGTGAAGGCAGGCAAGACTCGCACCGGCGTACGGGAGACAAGCAGGGAAGAGCGCGTGGACGAGATTGCCCGCATGCTGAGTGGCGCCACCATTACCGATGCCAGCCGCAAGAATGCCGAGCAGATGATCGGCGAAGCCGAAGTTGCAGAATCTGTGTGA
- a CDS encoding YdcF family protein, translating to MRTLKWIGLVLLLVAVVILGGLEIAHWSLPNSNTQQAKFDAIVVLGTPSKDDGTPSPEQRERVLEGVRQWKAGIAPVIIMTGGAAHNRFVEAHSMAVYAEQQGVPESAVIEEGKAQNTVQNIYYSNEIMKQHGWHSAEVVSSKSHLPRAGMILSHFPLEWKTDGSAKPAEDGWWREAVFEFNEAQYCWTLRRKGFPKSKFLPQ from the coding sequence ATGCGAACGCTGAAGTGGATCGGGTTGGTGCTGCTGTTAGTTGCCGTCGTTATCCTTGGCGGGCTGGAGATCGCTCACTGGAGTTTGCCGAACTCCAATACGCAGCAGGCGAAGTTTGACGCCATTGTTGTGCTGGGCACGCCTTCGAAGGATGATGGAACCCCTTCACCGGAGCAGAGAGAACGAGTGCTTGAAGGTGTCAGGCAGTGGAAGGCAGGCATTGCTCCGGTCATCATTATGACTGGCGGGGCGGCACACAATCGCTTTGTTGAGGCCCACTCAATGGCTGTTTATGCCGAGCAGCAGGGCGTTCCGGAATCTGCCGTAATCGAAGAGGGCAAGGCACAGAATACGGTTCAGAATATCTATTACTCGAACGAGATCATGAAGCAGCATGGCTGGCACTCGGCGGAGGTGGTCAGCTCAAAGAGCCATCTGCCGCGCGCAGGCATGATCCTGTCGCATTTCCCGCTGGAATGGAAGACAGACGGCTCCGCTAAGCCGGCCGAGGACGGCTGGTGGCGTGAAGCTGTCTTTGAGTTCAATGAAGCGCAGTACTGCTGGACACTCCGCCGCAAGGGTTTCCCGAAGTCGAAGTTCCTGCCCCAGTAA